From the genome of Triticum aestivum cultivar Chinese Spring chromosome 3B, IWGSC CS RefSeq v2.1, whole genome shotgun sequence, one region includes:
- the LOC123065318 gene encoding TLC domain-containing protein 5 has translation MEDFVLSYVVTGLAFWSTAFLVMRALMPKRSYEFCNRAVSTMHAVAAVCMACLSVQEWSCPVCPLNAPSSPRQMKSLAVTLSYMIYDAACCHLNGDVRLDNTVHHLVSIVGIGAGLAYQRCGTEMMACMFITEISSPLLHLREMLKELGVKDTDLNLLVDILFAATFSVGRMVGGPYLTYVTLTTDYPILIKAMAAGLQLVSAYWFLRILRMVRYKLGKKRPAAAAKVTAK, from the exons ATGGAGGACTTCGTGCTGAGCTACGTGGTGACCGGGCTGGCCTTCTGGTCGACGGCGTTCTTGGTGATGCGGGCGCTGATGCCGAAGCGGTCCTACGAGTTCTGCAACCGCGCCGTCTCCACCATGCACGCCGTCGCCGCCGTCTGCATGGCCTGCCTCTCCGTCCAGGAGTGGTCCTGCCCCGTCTGCCCCCTCAACGCCCCCTCCTCGCCGCGCCAG ATGAAGTCTCTGGCAGTGACGCTCTCGTACATGATCTACGACGCGGCGTGCTGCCACCTCAACGGCGACGTGCGGCTCGACAACACCGTGCACCACCTGGTGAGCATCGTCGGCATCGGCGCCGGCCTCGCCTACCAGAGGTGCGGCACGGAGATGATGGCGTGCATGTTCATCACGGAGATCTCCAGCCCGCTGCTGCACCTCAGGGAGATGCTCAAGGAGCTCGGCGTCAAGGACACGGACCTCAACCTCCTCGTCGAT ATTCTGTTTGCGGCGACCTTTTCGGTGGGACGGATGGTTGGTGGACCGTACCTCACCTACGTCACCTTGACAACAGACTACCCCATCCTCATCAAG GCGATGGCTGCGGGTTTGCAACTGGTGAGCGCCTACTGGTTCTTGAGGATCCTCAGGATGGTCAGGTACAAGCTCGGGAAGaagaggccggcggcggcggccaaggtcACTGCCAAGTGA